The Mycobacterium seoulense genomic interval GTGGCGACGGTGTCGTCGCGCGACCAGCAGCTGGGCGAGCTGGTCGGCGAGGCGATGACCAAGGTGGGCACCGACGGCGTGGTCAGCGTCGAAGAATCCTCGACGCTGAACACCGAGCTGGAGTTCACCGAGGGCGTCGGCTTCGACAAGGGTTTCCTGTCGGCGTATTTCGTCACCGACTTCGACTCGCAGGAAGCCGTGCTGGACGACCCTCTGATCCTGTTGCACCAGGACAAGATCGGCTCGCTGCCCGACCTGCTGCCGATGCTGGAAAAGATTGCCGAGGCGGGGAAGCCGCTGCTGATCATCGCCGAGGACGTCGAGGGCGAGGCCTTGGCGACCCTGGTGGTCAACTCGATCCGTAAGACGCTCAAGGCGGTCGCCGTCAAGGCGCCGTTCTTCGGCGACCGGCGCAAGGCCTTCCTCGAGGACCTGGCGGTGGTCACCGGCGGCCAGGTGATCAACCCCGACGCCGGCCTGCTGCTGCGCGAGGTCGGCACCGAGGTGCTGGGCTCGGCCCGCCGCGTGGTGGTCAGCAAGGACGACACCATCATTGTCGACGGGGGCGGCTCCAAGGATGCGGTCGCCGACCGGATCAAGCAGCTGCGCGCCGAGATCGAGAAGAGCGATTCCGACTGGGACCGCGAGAAGCTGCAGGAGCGGCTGGCCAAGCTGGCCGGCGGCGTGGCCGTGATCAAGGTCGGTGCCGCCACCGAGACGGCGCTCAAGGAACGCAAGGAAAGCGTCGAGGACGCCGTCGCGGCGGCCAAGGCCGCCGTCGAGGAGGGCATCGTCGCGGGCGGCGGGTCGGCGCTCATCGGAGCGCGCAAGGCGCTCGAAGAGCTGCGCGGGTCGCTGACCGGCGACCAGGCGTCGGGCGTCGCGGTGTTCGCCGAGGCGCTCGCGGCGCCGCTGTACTGGATCGCCACCAATGCCGGCCTGGACGGCGCGGTCGCGGTGAGCAAGGTCAGCGAGTTGCCGGCCGGGCATGGGCTCAACGCCG includes:
- the groL gene encoding chaperonin GroEL (60 kDa chaperone family; promotes refolding of misfolded polypeptides especially under stressful conditions; forms two stacked rings of heptamers to form a barrel-shaped 14mer; ends can be capped by GroES; misfolded proteins enter the barrel where they are refolded when GroES binds), producing MSKLIEYDETARRAIEAGVNALADAVRVTLGPRGRHVVLAKAFGGPTVTNDGVTVAREIDLEDPFENLGAQLVKSVATKTNDVAGDGTTTATVLAQALVKGGLRLVAAGANPIELGVGISKAADATSEALLSSATPVSGKDAIAQVATVSSRDQQLGELVGEAMTKVGTDGVVSVEESSTLNTELEFTEGVGFDKGFLSAYFVTDFDSQEAVLDDPLILLHQDKIGSLPDLLPMLEKIAEAGKPLLIIAEDVEGEALATLVVNSIRKTLKAVAVKAPFFGDRRKAFLEDLAVVTGGQVINPDAGLLLREVGTEVLGSARRVVVSKDDTIIVDGGGSKDAVADRIKQLRAEIEKSDSDWDREKLQERLAKLAGGVAVIKVGAATETALKERKESVEDAVAAAKAAVEEGIVAGGGSALIGARKALEELRGSLTGDQASGVAVFAEALAAPLYWIATNAGLDGAVAVSKVSELPAGHGLNADKLTYGDLIADGVIDPVKVTRSAVLNAASVARMVLTTETAIVDKPADDHDDHGHGHHHH